A window of Aquitalea denitrificans contains these coding sequences:
- the obgE gene encoding GTPase ObgE: MKFIDEARIEVFAGKGGNGAASFRREKYVPFGGPDGGDGGKGGSVFAVADENVNTLVEYRFVKKYLAQHGERGRGADCYGKGGDDIELHMPVGTVITDHDTGELVADLTHHGQRVMIARGGKGGLGNIHFKSSTNRAPRQSTPGEEGEQRTLKLELKVLADVGLLGMPNAGKSTFIRSVSAARPKVADYPFTTLHPNLGVVRMDDTSSFVIADIPGLIEGAAEGAGLGHRFLKHLQRTGLLLHIVDVAPFDPDVDPVREARAIVSELEKYDAELHGKPRWLVLNKLDMLPEEERELTVSAFLEAYGWPKTQPDDRLGFDVDTPRVFAISALTHEGTRELVRAIDNYLRIMRARARAAAEEAERQAEEARLARKAAARAQLEAAEAAKAAAAAAKAAGEES; the protein is encoded by the coding sequence ATGAAGTTTATCGACGAAGCCCGGATTGAAGTTTTTGCAGGTAAGGGTGGCAATGGTGCCGCCAGTTTCCGCCGGGAAAAATACGTGCCGTTTGGCGGCCCGGATGGTGGTGATGGCGGCAAGGGCGGCAGCGTGTTTGCTGTGGCCGATGAAAACGTCAACACCCTGGTGGAATACCGTTTTGTCAAAAAATACCTAGCGCAGCATGGCGAGCGTGGCCGCGGTGCCGATTGCTACGGCAAGGGCGGTGACGATATCGAACTGCACATGCCGGTGGGCACGGTGATTACCGACCACGACACCGGCGAGCTGGTGGCCGACCTTACCCATCACGGCCAACGGGTGATGATTGCCCGCGGTGGCAAGGGTGGCCTGGGCAATATCCACTTCAAGTCCTCCACCAACCGTGCGCCGCGTCAGAGCACGCCGGGTGAAGAGGGCGAACAGCGCACGCTGAAGCTGGAACTGAAAGTGCTGGCTGACGTGGGCCTGCTGGGCATGCCCAATGCCGGTAAATCCACCTTTATCCGCTCGGTATCGGCGGCACGTCCCAAGGTGGCGGATTATCCGTTTACCACCCTGCACCCCAATCTGGGCGTGGTGCGCATGGACGATACCAGCAGCTTTGTGATTGCCGATATTCCCGGCCTGATTGAAGGCGCGGCGGAAGGTGCGGGCCTGGGTCACCGCTTCCTCAAGCATCTGCAACGTACCGGCCTGCTCTTGCACATTGTGGATGTGGCACCGTTCGACCCGGATGTCGATCCGGTACGCGAAGCGCGCGCGATTGTGTCCGAGCTGGAAAAGTATGATGCCGAGCTGCACGGCAAGCCGCGCTGGCTGGTGCTGAACAAGCTGGACATGCTGCCGGAAGAAGAGCGCGAGCTGACGGTGTCGGCCTTCCTGGAAGCCTATGGCTGGCCCAAGACCCAGCCGGATGACCGCCTGGGGTTTGATGTGGACACCCCACGCGTGTTTGCCATTTCCGCACTCACCCACGAAGGCACGCGTGAGCTGGTGCGTGCCATCGACAATTATCTGCGCATCATGCGCGCTCGTGCCCGTGCTGCTGCCGAAGAAGCCGAACGTCAGGCCGAAGAGGCCCGCCTGGCACGCAAGGCGGCAGCCCGCGCCCAGCTGGAAGCGGCTGAAGCGGCCAAGGCGGCAGCTGCTGCGGCCAAGGCTGCGGGCGAAGAAAGCTAA
- the rpmA gene encoding 50S ribosomal protein L27, producing MAHKKAGGSSRNGRDSEAKRLGVKAYGGELIPAGSIIVRQRGTRFHAGENVGQGKDHTLFAKVDGYVQFTVKGALQRKIVTVVPYTGVDGE from the coding sequence ATGGCACACAAAAAAGCAGGCGGTAGCTCCCGCAACGGTCGTGACTCCGAAGCCAAACGCTTGGGCGTTAAGGCTTACGGTGGCGAACTGATTCCGGCAGGTTCCATTATCGTTCGTCAGCGTGGTACCCGTTTCCACGCTGGTGAAAATGTTGGTCAGGGCAAGGATCACACCTTGTTTGCCAAGGTTGACGGCTATGTTCAGTTCACCGTTAAAGGTGCTCTGCAACGCAAGATCGTTACCGTGGTACCGTACACCGGTGTAGACGGCGAATAA
- the rplU gene encoding 50S ribosomal protein L21: protein MYAVIKTGGKQYKVAIGEKLKVEQIPADVDSQIVLEEVLMVADGEQVVVGAPLVAGATVTATVVSHGRGDKIRIFKMRRRKHYQKHQGHRQNFTEIRIDAISK from the coding sequence ATGTATGCGGTCATAAAAACCGGCGGCAAGCAGTACAAGGTTGCCATCGGTGAAAAACTCAAAGTAGAACAGATACCTGCAGACGTCGACAGCCAAATCGTACTCGAAGAAGTGCTGATGGTCGCTGACGGTGAACAGGTTGTTGTAGGCGCCCCGCTGGTTGCTGGCGCTACCGTTACGGCCACTGTTGTTTCCCACGGTCGTGGTGACAAGATCCGCATCTTCAAGATGCGTCGTCGTAAGCACTACCAGAAACATCAGGGTCATCGTCAGAACTTCACCGAAATCCGCATCGACGCGATTTCGAAGTAA